From the Halalkalicoccus sp. CGA53 genome, one window contains:
- a CDS encoding glycoside hydrolase family 13 protein, whose translation MNVDGTPDRRWWKEAVVYQIYPRSFNDSDGDGVGDLRGITEKVDYLDALGVDVVWLCPVYESPNADNGYDISDYRSIAAAFGTMADWEELLSALHARGMRLLMDLVVNHTSDEHEWFRRSRRREDGYGEYYYWRDGDVNGDGERVPPNDWGSFMGGSAWTYDDTRGQWYLHLFDEKQPDLNWRNPDVRDEIASLVDWWLERGIDGFRIDAINYISKPDGLPDGTADREPRGIEVFSHGPRIHEYLRELYERTFSNYDVMTVAEMADTTVEMADRYLGEDGDGLDMIFHFEHMDVDVGPRGRFDPEGWGEWSLPEFKAIMSRWQSDLGENAWNAQYLGNHDQPRIVSRFGDDGTYRVESAKLLATFLLTARGTPFVYQGEEIGMTNDDFRRLAALDDPMTVGAVEEALDAGRADSYDELREFVNHVSRDHARTPMQWSDAQNAGFTAGEPWFPLNANYPEINVEAARADERSVWHHYRRLVDLRHEEDVLVYGEYDLLLPDDERLYAYTRTFGDERVLVVLDWSDEPATFDSGVVDAGARAVLCSNYDDSPPDPSGREFRPYEAVVYRI comes from the coding sequence ATGAACGTCGATGGAACACCGGACCGGCGATGGTGGAAGGAGGCGGTCGTCTACCAGATCTACCCGCGGAGCTTCAACGACAGCGACGGCGACGGCGTCGGGGATCTGCGCGGGATCACGGAGAAGGTCGACTACCTCGACGCGCTCGGTGTCGACGTCGTCTGGCTCTGTCCGGTGTACGAGTCCCCGAACGCTGACAACGGCTACGACATCAGCGACTACCGATCGATCGCGGCGGCGTTCGGGACGATGGCCGACTGGGAGGAGCTCCTCTCGGCGCTTCACGCGCGCGGGATGCGACTGCTCATGGACCTCGTAGTCAACCACACCTCCGACGAGCACGAGTGGTTCCGGCGGTCGAGGCGGCGCGAGGACGGCTATGGCGAGTACTACTACTGGCGCGACGGTGACGTGAACGGGGACGGCGAGCGGGTCCCGCCGAACGACTGGGGGTCGTTCATGGGAGGGTCGGCCTGGACCTACGACGACACCCGCGGCCAGTGGTACCTCCACCTCTTCGACGAGAAACAGCCCGACCTGAACTGGCGTAACCCCGACGTTCGCGACGAGATCGCGTCGCTCGTCGACTGGTGGCTCGAGCGGGGGATCGACGGCTTCCGTATCGACGCGATCAACTACATCTCGAAGCCGGACGGGCTGCCAGACGGGACCGCCGACCGGGAGCCGAGGGGGATCGAGGTGTTCAGTCACGGCCCCCGCATCCACGAGTACCTCCGCGAACTGTACGAGCGTACCTTCTCGAACTACGACGTGATGACCGTCGCCGAGATGGCCGACACCACCGTGGAGATGGCCGACCGCTACCTCGGTGAGGACGGCGACGGCCTGGACATGATCTTCCACTTCGAGCACATGGACGTCGACGTCGGCCCCCGGGGTCGGTTCGACCCCGAGGGGTGGGGCGAGTGGAGCCTCCCGGAGTTCAAGGCGATCATGAGCCGCTGGCAGAGCGACCTCGGCGAGAACGCATGGAACGCCCAGTACCTCGGAAACCACGACCAGCCACGGATCGTCTCGCGGTTCGGCGACGACGGGACCTACCGGGTCGAGAGCGCGAAACTGCTGGCGACGTTCCTGCTGACAGCCCGCGGCACCCCGTTCGTCTACCAGGGCGAGGAGATCGGGATGACGAACGACGACTTCCGGCGGCTGGCCGCCCTCGACGACCCGATGACGGTCGGGGCCGTCGAAGAGGCCCTGGACGCCGGACGGGCCGACAGCTACGACGAGTTGCGCGAGTTCGTGAACCACGTGAGCCGCGACCACGCGCGGACGCCGATGCAGTGGTCGGACGCGCAGAACGCGGGCTTCACGGCCGGCGAGCCGTGGTTCCCGCTCAACGCGAACTACCCCGAGATCAACGTCGAGGCCGCCCGCGCCGACGAGCGATCCGTCTGGCACCACTACCGACGGCTCGTCGACCTCCGCCACGAGGAGGACGTGCTGGTCTACGGGGAGTACGACCTCCTGCTCCCCGACGACGAACGGCTCTACGCGTACACCAGGACGTTCGGCGACGAGCGTGTGCTCGTCGTTCTCGACTGGTCGGACGAGCCCGCGACGTTCGATTCCGGGGTCGTGGACGCCGGCGCTCGGGCGGTGCTCTGCAGCAACTACGACGACTCGCCGCCGGACCCGTCGGGACGAGAGTTCCGACCGTACGAGGCGGTCGTCTATCGGATCTGA
- a CDS encoding 1,4-dihydroxy-2-naphthoyl-CoA synthase, translating into MVSELFDPDRWTEVEGFEFTDLTYHRAREVGAVRIAFDRPEVRNAFTPHTVDELYTALDHARQQTDVGCVLLTGNGPSPKDGGWAFCSGGDQTVRGDSGYEYTEGDGGLDEGDAGNAVGKTGRLHVLEVQRLIRFSPKPVVAVVPGWAVGGGHSLHVVCDMTLASADHAKFLQTDPDVASFDAGYGSAYLARQIGQKRAREVFFLGKTYSAQEAEEMGMVNEVVAHEELEEVALSWAAAIEGKSPMAIRMLKFAFNAADDGMVGQQVFAGEATRLGYMTDEAREGREAFVEKREPEFSEYPWYF; encoded by the coding sequence ATGGTCTCTGAGCTATTCGATCCCGACCGGTGGACCGAGGTGGAGGGCTTCGAGTTCACCGACCTCACCTACCACCGCGCCCGCGAGGTGGGTGCCGTCCGGATCGCGTTCGACCGACCGGAGGTCAGAAACGCGTTTACCCCGCACACCGTCGACGAACTCTACACCGCACTGGACCACGCCCGCCAGCAGACCGACGTGGGCTGTGTGCTGCTGACCGGCAACGGTCCCTCCCCGAAGGACGGTGGCTGGGCGTTCTGTTCGGGTGGGGACCAGACGGTGCGGGGCGACTCCGGCTACGAGTACACGGAGGGAGATGGTGGGTTGGACGAGGGCGACGCGGGGAATGCGGTCGGGAAGACCGGTCGACTGCACGTCCTCGAAGTCCAGCGGCTGATCCGGTTCTCCCCGAAGCCGGTGGTCGCAGTCGTGCCCGGCTGGGCGGTCGGCGGCGGCCACAGCCTGCACGTCGTCTGTGACATGACGCTCGCGAGTGCCGACCACGCGAAGTTCCTCCAGACCGACCCGGACGTCGCGAGTTTCGACGCCGGCTACGGCTCCGCGTATCTCGCCCGGCAGATCGGCCAGAAGAGAGCTCGAGAGGTGTTCTTCCTCGGGAAGACCTACTCAGCACAGGAAGCCGAGGAGATGGGGATGGTGAACGAGGTCGTCGCCCACGAGGAGCTAGAGGAGGTGGCGCTCTCGTGGGCGGCGGCGATCGAGGGGAAGTCGCCGATGGCGATCCGGATGCTGAAGTTCGCGTTCAACGCCGCCGACGACGGGATGGTCGGCCAGCAGGTGTTCGCCGGCGAGGCGACGAGGCTGGGCTACATGACTGACGAGGCGAGGGAGGGGCGCGAGGCGTTCGTCGAGAAGCGCGAGCCGGAGTTCTCGGAGTACCCCTGGTACTTCTGA
- a CDS encoding 1,4-dihydroxy-2-naphthoate polyprenyltransferase: MSAGSVEVSRGKAWLMAARPQTLPAAAAPVIVGTALAVADGLFAPLPALAALVGAALIQVGTNFANDYYDAVKGADTDAREGFTRVTQSGLIPPEAVKRAMALTFAAAILVGTYLVSVGGVPILVIGLASVAAGVAYTGGPYPFGYHGLGDLFVFVFFGLVAVTGTYYVQAAALLVEPFPLWIPPGTVTVEAVVASLPIAAISTCILVVNNVRDRETDARAGKRTLAVIFGYRFARAEFVSLLALAYLVPTWFVLTGWGVAVLLPLLSLPLAASLSRTLLTETGGDALNPALERTGKLLALYAVLLSIGLVVA, encoded by the coding sequence ATGAGCGCCGGGTCGGTCGAGGTCTCGCGAGGGAAGGCGTGGTTGATGGCCGCCCGGCCGCAGACGCTCCCCGCGGCCGCCGCCCCGGTGATCGTCGGGACCGCCCTGGCGGTCGCGGACGGCCTGTTCGCCCCCCTGCCGGCGCTCGCCGCGCTGGTCGGTGCGGCGTTGATCCAGGTCGGGACGAACTTCGCGAACGACTACTACGACGCGGTGAAAGGCGCCGACACGGACGCCCGCGAGGGCTTCACCAGGGTCACCCAGTCGGGACTGATCCCGCCCGAAGCGGTGAAGCGCGCGATGGCCCTCACGTTCGCCGCGGCGATCCTCGTCGGCACCTACCTGGTCTCCGTCGGCGGCGTCCCGATCCTCGTCATCGGCCTGGCGAGCGTCGCCGCGGGCGTCGCCTACACCGGCGGTCCCTACCCGTTCGGCTATCACGGGCTGGGCGACCTCTTCGTCTTCGTCTTCTTCGGGCTGGTCGCCGTCACCGGCACCTACTACGTCCAGGCCGCGGCGCTGCTCGTCGAGCCGTTCCCGCTCTGGATCCCGCCAGGGACGGTCACGGTGGAGGCGGTGGTCGCGAGCCTCCCGATCGCGGCCATCTCGACGTGTATCCTCGTGGTGAACAACGTCAGGGACAGGGAAACCGACGCCAGGGCGGGCAAGCGGACGCTCGCGGTGATCTTCGGCTACCGGTTCGCCCGCGCGGAGTTCGTCTCGCTACTCGCGCTCGCCTATCTCGTCCCGACCTGGTTCGTTCTCACTGGCTGGGGCGTGGCCGTCCTCCTCCCGCTGCTCTCGCTCCCGCTCGCCGCATCGCTCTCCCGAACGCTCCTCACGGAGACGGGGGGCGACGCGCTCAATCCTGCGCTCGAACGCACGGGGAAGCTGCTCGCGCTCTATGCCGTCCTCCTCTCGATCGGGCTGGTGGTCGCGTGA
- the menD gene encoding 2-succinyl-5-enolpyruvyl-6-hydroxy-3-cyclohexene-1-carboxylic-acid synthase produces the protein MIPNRNVLWGRAIADEVAKAGIDAVCISPGSRSTPLTVAFAEHEGVDVFSHLDERSAAFFALGRAKATGRPTPLVCTSGTAAANFHPAVIEASQARVPMVLLTADRPPELRDSGANQTIDQEKLYGDAVRWYRDLPEPEADDRKLRSLRTDIARAIWTAEGMPSGPVHLNVPFGKPLEPTEVPDDVPERFSERFPLAADGRDGPFVTPHGGTSTLGANERRTLERAIGGAERGLIVAGPSDTLDPEAVSALATATGFPVLADPLSGVRYGPHVAHDDVLVCGAYDSYLDDRVVRTWPDPDLVLRVGAPPTSKTLQLFLRDSDARQVVVDPAGEWREARFGSGEIAVVDPNRLCRVLAEGIDGTPVDPDWRERFSGAEIGYWKLLESEENRLFEGAILARAFDRTPEPCTVFVSNSMPIRDADRFARPRTADLSVLGNRGASGIDGIASSALGAGSASKRLVLVTGDVAFYHDANGLLALSRCGVDATVVLVNNDGGGIFHMLPIESFDPPFTSQFKTPHGLDFEPLGALYGFEFERVESVEAFEERYTDSLASSGTQVIEVSVESEASHRTREAIQERVVNVL, from the coding sequence ATGATCCCGAACCGGAACGTCCTCTGGGGGCGTGCGATCGCGGACGAGGTCGCGAAGGCGGGGATCGACGCGGTCTGCATCTCGCCGGGAAGTCGGTCGACGCCGCTCACCGTCGCGTTCGCGGAGCACGAGGGGGTCGACGTGTTCTCGCACCTGGACGAACGCTCGGCCGCGTTCTTCGCGCTCGGTCGGGCGAAGGCGACGGGACGACCCACGCCGCTCGTCTGCACCTCCGGCACCGCGGCGGCGAACTTCCACCCGGCGGTGATCGAGGCGTCTCAGGCGCGAGTGCCGATGGTGCTGCTCACCGCCGACCGCCCGCCCGAACTGCGCGACTCGGGGGCGAACCAGACGATCGACCAGGAGAAGCTCTACGGCGACGCGGTGCGGTGGTACCGCGATCTCCCCGAACCCGAGGCAGACGACCGGAAGCTTCGGTCGCTGCGGACCGATATCGCGAGGGCGATCTGGACCGCGGAGGGCATGCCGTCGGGACCGGTCCACCTGAACGTCCCGTTCGGAAAGCCGCTGGAACCGACCGAGGTTCCCGACGACGTCCCGGAGCGCTTCTCAGAGCGGTTTCCGCTCGCCGCCGACGGACGGGACGGCCCGTTCGTCACCCCACACGGGGGGACCTCGACGCTCGGAGCGAACGAACGACGGACGCTCGAACGGGCGATCGGTGGGGCCGAACGAGGGCTGATCGTCGCCGGTCCCTCGGACACCCTCGACCCGGAGGCGGTCTCGGCGCTCGCCACAGCGACCGGCTTCCCGGTGCTCGCCGACCCGCTCTCCGGGGTCCGGTACGGTCCCCACGTCGCCCACGACGACGTGCTCGTCTGTGGGGCCTACGACTCGTATCTCGACGACCGAGTGGTCCGAACGTGGCCCGATCCCGACCTCGTCCTCAGGGTCGGCGCGCCGCCGACCTCGAAGACGCTCCAGCTCTTCCTTCGCGACTCAGACGCCCGGCAGGTCGTCGTCGACCCGGCGGGGGAGTGGCGCGAGGCACGCTTCGGTTCGGGGGAGATCGCGGTGGTCGATCCGAATCGGCTCTGTCGCGTGCTCGCGGAGGGGATCGACGGGACCCCTGTAGATCCCGACTGGCGCGAACGGTTTTCCGGGGCCGAGATCGGGTACTGGAAACTGCTCGAGAGTGAGGAAAACCGTCTCTTCGAGGGAGCGATCCTCGCACGGGCGTTCGACCGGACGCCGGAGCCCTGTACCGTGTTCGTCTCGAACTCGATGCCGATCCGTGACGCGGATCGGTTCGCCCGACCCCGTACTGCGGACCTCTCCGTTCTCGGCAATCGCGGGGCGAGCGGCATCGACGGGATCGCGAGCAGCGCGCTCGGTGCGGGAAGCGCGAGCAAGCGGCTCGTGCTCGTCACGGGCGACGTCGCGTTCTACCACGACGCGAACGGGCTGCTCGCGCTCTCGCGCTGTGGGGTCGACGCGACGGTCGTCCTCGTGAACAACGACGGCGGCGGCATCTTCCACATGCTCCCGATCGAGTCGTTCGACCCGCCGTTCACGAGTCAGTTCAAGACGCCGCACGGCCTCGACTTCGAGCCGCTCGGAGCGCTCTACGGCTTCGAGTTCGAGCGGGTCGAGTCGGTGGAGGCGTTCGAGGAGCGGTACACGGACTCCCTCGCGAGTTCCGGAACGCAGGTGATCGAGGTGAGCGTAGAGAGCGAGGCGAGCCACCGCACGCGCGAAGCGATCCAGGAACGGGTCGTCAACGTGCTCTGA
- a CDS encoding sulfite oxidase-like oxidoreductase, whose product MSVRDVTDLYREFGEERLPPGQRVTEKFPVLSKGSVPKWDPEIWEFTVRGAVEDDLTYSWEEFGDLPHETQRQDFHCVTGWSRFDCEFTGVPFPEIADRAGVHDDAVHVMFDALDGYTTNLPLEDCLREEVLFASEFDGEPLPREHGGPLRVVTPHRYAYKGAKWVTDVTFLTEPERGFWERRGYSNTADPWAEERYS is encoded by the coding sequence GAGCGTCAGGGACGTCACGGACCTCTACCGGGAGTTCGGCGAGGAGCGACTGCCGCCGGGACAGCGAGTCACCGAGAAGTTCCCCGTCCTCTCGAAGGGCTCGGTCCCGAAGTGGGACCCCGAGATCTGGGAGTTCACCGTCCGGGGGGCGGTCGAGGACGACCTGACGTACTCGTGGGAGGAGTTCGGCGACCTCCCACACGAGACCCAGCGCCAGGACTTCCACTGCGTGACGGGATGGAGCAGGTTCGACTGCGAGTTCACCGGCGTTCCCTTCCCCGAGATCGCGGATCGTGCGGGCGTCCACGACGACGCCGTCCACGTCATGTTCGACGCGCTCGACGGCTACACGACGAACTTGCCTCTGGAGGACTGCCTTCGCGAGGAGGTCCTGTTCGCCTCCGAGTTCGACGGCGAACCCCTCCCGAGGGAACACGGCGGGCCGCTTCGAGTCGTCACGCCCCATCGCTACGCCTACAAGGGGGCGAAGTGGGTGACGGACGTGACGTTCCTCACCGAACCCGAGAGGGGGTTCTGGGAGCGACGGGGCTACTCGAACACGGCCGACCCGTGGGCCGAGGAGCGCTACAGTTAG
- a CDS encoding carboxymuconolactone decarboxylase family protein produces MARVPYVTDEDLPPEYRDLIVSSLQGRRLHVYQSIGNNPEVLAGLRGFFASLWTDTGLDERGRELVILAVSREAEFDYEWHQHVRIARGVGVTDEEILAISEGRLETFDTDDRELIEYAIAVVREEVDDALHDRLAERHGNDTIVGIAALAGAYAMLGQVLAAFDVELEEPFVGWTLSGD; encoded by the coding sequence ATGGCACGCGTTCCGTACGTCACCGACGAGGATCTCCCGCCGGAGTACCGCGACCTGATCGTCTCCTCGTTACAGGGCAGACGGCTCCACGTCTACCAGTCGATCGGCAACAACCCGGAGGTACTCGCGGGACTCAGGGGCTTTTTCGCCTCGCTCTGGACCGACACCGGCCTCGACGAGCGCGGGCGCGAACTCGTGATCCTCGCGGTCTCGCGCGAGGCGGAGTTCGACTACGAGTGGCACCAGCACGTCCGAATCGCCCGCGGCGTCGGCGTCACCGACGAGGAGATCCTCGCGATCTCCGAGGGCCGACTCGAGACGTTCGACACCGACGACCGGGAGCTGATCGAGTACGCCATCGCGGTCGTTCGTGAGGAGGTCGACGACGCGCTCCACGATCGCCTCGCAGAGCGCCACGGTAACGATACAATCGTCGGTATCGCCGCGCTCGCGGGGGCGTACGCGATGCTCGGACAGGTACTCGCCGCCTTCGACGTCGAACTCGAGGAGCCGTTCGTCGGCTGGACGCTCTCCGGTGACTGA
- a CDS encoding isochorismate synthase — translation MEPARGDERLQAARDRSQVVSRARELSDVSFRAFLDAHEPPKVHWADLDGIECIGVGAATTLTADGEGRFEAIRERADALFEAIDHEGPAETRPRLFGGFAFDADHDRTDPWADFPGARFVLPEVQLTRGPNAAWLSVNRADHDTTPAAVERALDAAAERTSTLPMMRASTGSPGVRSTRIRPERAEWTDEVAHAVSRIDAGELRKVVLATAMDVELESALDVPATLERLRRTYPNCFRFLIQPTEGASFFGPPPERLVRLEGGRVATEALAGSVARSEDPDRDDELGRSLLESRKLQHEQRLVVDAICEQLRPFGAVREGEQGIRKLTNIQHLGTPISVDLDRVTHVLEIVEALHPTPAVGGLPPETAMEAIRETEAFDRGWYAAPVGWFDAAGEGEFAVAIRSAVANGTRATLYAGNGIVADSDPAEEWAEIQHKYRPILDELE, via the coding sequence ATGGAACCTGCCCGGGGTGACGAACGGCTACAGGCCGCCCGAGATCGCTCGCAGGTGGTCAGTCGCGCCCGGGAGCTCTCGGACGTCTCCTTCCGGGCCTTCCTCGACGCTCACGAGCCGCCGAAGGTCCACTGGGCCGACCTCGACGGGATCGAGTGCATCGGCGTCGGCGCGGCGACGACGCTCACCGCCGACGGCGAGGGGCGCTTCGAGGCGATCCGGGAGCGAGCCGATGCGCTCTTCGAGGCGATCGATCACGAGGGGCCGGCCGAGACGCGACCGCGGCTCTTCGGCGGCTTCGCCTTCGACGCGGATCACGACCGGACGGATCCCTGGGCAGACTTCCCCGGCGCACGGTTCGTCCTCCCCGAGGTACAGCTCACCCGCGGCCCGAACGCTGCCTGGCTCTCGGTGAACCGAGCGGACCACGATACGACCCCCGCGGCGGTCGAACGGGCACTGGACGCGGCCGCGGAACGGACGTCGACGCTCCCGATGATGCGGGCGAGTACCGGCTCTCCCGGCGTTCGGTCGACGCGGATCCGGCCCGAGCGGGCGGAGTGGACCGACGAGGTCGCCCACGCGGTGAGCCGGATCGACGCCGGCGAACTCAGGAAGGTGGTGCTCGCGACGGCGATGGACGTGGAGCTGGAGAGCGCCCTCGACGTCCCCGCGACGCTCGAACGCCTCCGGCGAACCTACCCGAACTGCTTTCGGTTCCTCATCCAGCCCACCGAGGGGGCGAGCTTCTTCGGTCCGCCGCCGGAGCGCCTCGTCCGGCTGGAGGGCGGTCGCGTCGCGACCGAGGCGCTCGCGGGCTCGGTTGCCCGAAGCGAGGACCCCGACCGAGACGACGAACTCGGCCGGTCGCTACTCGAGAGTCGAAAACTCCAGCACGAACAGCGCCTCGTCGTGGACGCGATCTGTGAGCAACTCCGCCCGTTCGGCGCGGTGCGGGAGGGCGAACAGGGGATCCGAAAGCTCACCAACATCCAACACCTGGGGACGCCGATCTCGGTCGATCTCGATCGGGTGACACACGTGCTGGAGATCGTCGAGGCGCTCCACCCCACGCCCGCGGTCGGTGGGTTGCCCCCCGAGACGGCGATGGAGGCGATCCGCGAGACCGAGGCGTTCGATCGGGGGTGGTACGCCGCGCCGGTCGGCTGGTTCGACGCCGCCGGCGAGGGCGAGTTCGCCGTCGCGATTCGATCGGCAGTCGCAAACGGGACCCGGGCGACGCTGTATGCAGGTAATGGGATCGTCGCCGACAGCGACCCCGCAGAGGAGTGGGCGGAGATCCAGCACAAGTACCGGCCGATCCTCGACGAGCTCGAATGA